The genomic stretch GGGGAACAACATTTAATAATTATAACAAGGGCAGATAATCCTATTTTATAATAAAAAAGGTTAGAAACTCCGCCATAGGACGGACTGCAATTATAAAATAAATTAAAAATAATAAAAAAATGAAAAAAGAATTAAAAAATCAATTAGAACAAAATGATGGAGAATTAACAGAGGAAGAAAATACAGAGGAAAAAGAAGAGACAACAGAAGAGACAGAAGAATTAAAAGCATACAAAAAATATAATAAAAAAAGCCCTGCTTGTAGGTTAGATGATGAAANNNNNNNNNNNNNNNNNNNNNNNNNNNNNNNNNNNNNNNNNNNNNNNNNNNNNNNNNNNNNNNNNNNNNNNNNNNNNNNNNNNNNNNNNNNNNNNNNNNNACAAGCAGTAGCGATTGCTGAAAGTTTATGTTCAAAGTTTTGTAGTGATTTAGAGGAGGAAGAGATAAAAAATAACTTGAAATCTTTCATCAAAAGAGAAACCGAAAATTTGTTAGAAAAACAGATAGAAGCAAAATCAAACGATTTAGTTAAAAAATTTTTATCTGGTGTCGAAAAACAAAGGATTATAGGCAAAAAACCTAAAAATCTTTCTGACCAGCAAATTGTTAAAAAATGGTTTCGCTTTTTAGTAAATAAAGATTATCAAGGAATTAGAGAGATGCAAAAAGCAGGCTATCTTAATTATGGAACAGAAACAGGAGGAGGAGCATTAGTTCCGCCTCAATTACTTGCCGAAGTTAATAGAATAACAGAAGAGTACGGAATAGCAAGACAAAATATGAGGTATCTTCCATTTTCTGGACCGGGAAATGAAAGGTCAATTCCTGTTTTAGACGAATCAGTTGGAGTATACTGGGTAAAAGAAGGAGGAGTAAAAAAATCTACAAAGCCTTCATTCAAGTTAGTTAAACAAACACTTGAAAAGATTTCCGCAATAGTTCCTCTTACAGAAGAATTATTAGAGGACGAAGCAATAGATATTATTGCTTTATTAGGAGAGTTAATTGGGGAAGCGATGGCAAAAGAAGAAGATAGAGTTTTCTTTGCTGGTTCAAAATTAGCGGGAGACCCTTATGATGGAATTTTAAATTATGCTGGTGTTCAAAAAGTAGAAATGAAAGGAAGAACAAGTGCGTTAGAGATTATTCCTGAGGATTTGTTAGACCTTATGAATGCTGTACCAACAAGTGTTAGAATGAATGGAGCATTTTATTTAAGCACTTCTCTATTTTCAATTTTACAGAAAATGAAAACAGACGATGGATTATATGTAGTACAGTCTCCAGTAGGAAATATTCCTGGGGCTATTTGGGGAAAGCCTTATGTATTGCTTGATGTTTTGCCAGGGTTAGATACCGAAGAAGAGGAAACTCCTCTTATGCTGTTTACTGATTTGAAAAAGACTTGCGTATACGGAGACAAAGGAAACATTGCTGTTAAATTGTTAGACCAAGGAATAATTGAGAGTGCTGATGAATCGCCATCAGACTTGAATTTAGCAACACAAGATATGGTTGCTTTAAGAGTGGTAAAGAGAGTTGGATATACTCCAATTCTTCCGAAAGGAATTTCAGTATTATATACTGGAACTTCATCATAATAACGATTTATTAGGGGAGGGAGACATCTCTCCCCCCTCTAATAAATAAAAAAAACATATGGAAAAAGAAAAAAAAGAAAAAATGGTGTCAATTTTTGACCCAGCAGTTAATGCTTACCGAGATGTTCCTCTTTCTATTGCTTTAAGATATATTAAAGAAGCAAAAGAATTAGAAAAAAGAATCTCGGAAGAAGAAAACAATGAGAATTAAACAAAAACAAAATTTAGAAACAAGTGAAAATTTAAAAGTTAAAAATATTAAAAAAGGAACAGAAAGTATAAAGGAATTTCCTCAATGGACTATTAGAAAATTTAAATCAGAAGAAGATTATAAAAAAAATAATCCTTATGCTGTTGAAAGTTTTGAAGGAAACCTTTTAACAGAAGCAGGAGCAGATGAGATGTCAAAGTTATGCTTTGGAACAGGAGGAACAAAGTATGCTTTTGGAAATACTTATCTTATAGTAGGAACTGGAACTGGAACAGAATCAGACCAAGACACAGAAGCAACATTTACTAATGGCGTTAAAAAATTAGCATCAAGCATCACTTATGGGACAGACAAGAAAACAACAATAGTAGCAGTTTTTGGACCAGATGACGCTAATCAAGATTGGCAAGAGTTTGGAACTCTTAATGCTCTTACATCAGGAGTTTTATTAAACAGAAAAGTTATAAATAAAGGAACAAAAGCAAGTGGAGATGTCTGGGAATTAACAGAAGAAATTTCTTTATCTTAATAAATAATGGCAATTAAATATTGCGATTTTAAGAATGGAAATGACATCACAGGAGATGGAACTAATACTAATCCGTTTAAGACGATAACAAGAGCGTGTCAGGGTTTATATGGCGGAGATGAGGTGAGGGTGGCAAAGAGCGGTGGAATTAAATATATAACAGGGACTATAACATTTACTAAAAACTCTTATAATATAACATCGTCAGATGATATTTTTTTAAATGAAATATCGTCAGGAGAAAACGATGGAAATGTAAGGTTGGGTGATTTTATTTTAGGAAATGATAATAATTGGCATGAAGTTATATTAGTTAATGACAGCAAAAACGCAAAAATACTTCATAGGTCTGGTGTTTCTGGAAATATGGTAGCAAGAAAGTTATTGGTAACCGACACAGGAAAAGCTCTAACAGAGAGTTATAATGTTCAAAAGATAGAATGGGGTGGTGATAGCCCTAACAATAGATTAAAAATATCAGGAGGGTGGGATTTAGCAACAGAAACTCAAACTGGTTTTACCTATTTTAGACAATTAGACCCAGATAATTTTGGAAATAGATATGGAATAGGATTATACTCAGAGGATAATCTTCACATTCAGATAGAGCGTTTAGGATTTTTAAGGTATAATATCGGTATTGAATTTATGGTATGTTTTGGTTTTGTATTAAATAATTGTTATGGATATAGCAATAGAATGTATGGAGCAGAATTCTTTATATGCTCCGATAATAAAATTTATAGTTCTAACTTTTCAGGAAATGGAGTTGAGCCAAGCGATGATGATGGTTTTGGGATAGCATTGATAGGAACATCTATATCTCTAATTAAAGATACAGAATGTAGCAATAATTATGGACACACAGGAGCAGGGATAGCAATTCTTTACTCATCTTCTCAAACTAAAATTATAAATCCAAAATGTAATTATAATGATAATGCTGGAATACTTTCAGGAGGTTCTATTGAGAATGTAATAATAAATTATCAGGAGAGCAGTAATAAGGGAATAGTTGTCATTCCTGTATTAGGGAGTGAAAGGCCAGCAATTAAGGTTCAAAAATATAAAATCAGTGGAGATAATAGAAATTATTTTGAAAATGGAATGAGCAAAAGAGATACAACAGGAGCAATGAGCGGAGAATGTTTAAAATATAGCCCAACATCTTCTGATATTTATATTGCCCATTCTTTTTTTGTCAAAGCAAAAAAGAGCACTTCTCAAACATTGTCTTTATATGTTAAAAAAGACAGCAGTTTTGACGGAGATGTCAAAGCAGGAGTTTATTTTTTAGGAGAGATGATAACAGATTGGGAAGATTTTACTCCAACAGCAGATTACGAATATGAGAAAAAAGAGATAAGTATAAATGGTTCAAGTATTACAGAAGACGGAGTTATAGAATTAGTTGTTAAAGTAAGAGGAGAGAACGGAAATATTTATGTTGATAATTTAGAAGTTAATTAAAATGATAAATGGAAGTTTAAAATATTGGTTAGATGGGGAACCTTTTATAACAGACACAGATGAAGATATTGGCAAGTTTAAATATTGGTTAGATGGTGAGCCTTTTATTAACTATGAGAAACTTTATAAAATATCAACAGATGATAATGTTCAAGGCACTGATAATTTTAGAAGCAAAAATAGTTTAAAAATATTAGAAGATGTCAGTTTAAACGAATTAAATAATATATTAAATAAAAAAAGAATATTAGATGATGTTAGTTTAAACGAAATAGAAAAGTTATTAAATAAGATAAGATTATTAGAAGATGTTAATTTAAATGNNNNNNNNNNNNNNNNNNNNNNNN from bacterium encodes the following:
- a CDS encoding right-handed parallel beta-helix repeat-containing protein — its product is MAIKYCDFKNGNDITGDGTNTNPFKTITRACQGLYGGDEVRVAKSGGIKYITGTITFTKNSYNITSSDDIFLNEISSGENDGNVRLGDFILGNDNNWHEVILVNDSKNAKILHRSGVSGNMVARKLLVTDTGKALTESYNVQKIEWGGDSPNNRLKISGGWDLATETQTGFTYFRQLDPDNFGNRYGIGLYSEDNLHIQIERLGFLRYNIGIEFMVCFGFVLNNCYGYSNRMYGAEFFICSDNKIYSSNFSGNGVEPSDDDGFGIALIGTSISLIKDTECSNNYGHTGAGIAILYSSSQTKIINPKCNYNDNAGILSGGSIENVIINYQESSNKGIVVIPVLGSERPAIKVQKYKISGDNRNYFENGMSKRDTTGAMSGECLKYSPTSSDIYIAHSFFVKAKKSTSQTLSLYVKKDSSFDGDVKAGVYFLGEMITDWEDFTPTADYEYEKKEISINGSSITEDGVIELVVKVRGENGNIYVDNLEVN
- a CDS encoding phage major capsid protein; protein product: QAVAIAESLCSKFCSDLEEEEIKNNLKSFIKRETENLLEKQIEAKSNDLVKKFLSGVEKQRIIGKKPKNLSDQQIVKKWFRFLVNKDYQGIREMQKAGYLNYGTETGGGALVPPQLLAEVNRITEEYGIARQNMRYLPFSGPGNERSIPVLDESVGVYWVKEGGVKKSTKPSFKLVKQTLEKISAIVPLTEELLEDEAIDIIALLGELIGEAMAKEEDRVFFAGSKLAGDPYDGILNYAGVQKVEMKGRTSALEIIPEDLLDLMNAVPTSVRMNGAFYLSTSLFSILQKMKTDDGLYVVQSPVGNIPGAIWGKPYVLLDVLPGLDTEEEETPLMLFTDLKKTCVYGDKGNIAVKLLDQGIIESADESPSDLNLATQDMVALRVVKRVGYTPILPKGISVLYTGTSS